The proteins below come from a single Candidozyma auris chromosome 3, complete sequence genomic window:
- the SWC4 gene encoding Swc4p: MSANDILDVLNIQRDESSQPAKKKQKSESQPQLQKGGMARELYNLLGPNTPPVNMAVGPGSKIKDRKLTKVSPWTKMPIVPNRHESKNAPTLYHWEKGSKELLEQGRDEKPYFFDKFIVSIDIPELVDEGKYNKFMEEIYAKKEQKKKDKEEREARHLEDKKKAEEEKKAIGKAAQDSINVKKEDGADSKATPESNGQNNESKVSKSSQAESSKDTPVQNEEDEKEPEWTYEETQLLFELCKTFELKWPIIYDRFPLKDRRLEDLKEQFYRICSLTLKDNGTGNPHLLESLDAFSKPAELDRKRYLENLLKRTPAEIAEEESLVIEARRFELAAKKMLMERSNLLTLLDSPQSSQSVQQYQSSQGLTNLYNNLMIMDKHQKKKQLQQRSNTSTDPVPPAIPMAASSSFKKDKSFQTHLQQYLTGVLKQQQTSGQHVKGEANAIQQLLAKKLTAKEEEAYGLHYHANERLTPGVMLRSSHRLPGLQQRQSVFKSINLLLQELDIPTVGGTSWKPVMPTRRTMAKYDELIKACVALLEVKKGKDKLEAEIELIKSQQRLQ; this comes from the coding sequence ATGTCTGCTAACGACATTCTAGATGTCCTCAACATCCAAAGGGATGAGTCGAGCCAGcctgcaaaaaagaaacaaaaatcCGAGTCCCAGCCCCAGCTCCAAAAAGGTGGAATGGCCAGAGAGCTTTATAACCTCTTGGGTCCAAACACACCACCTGTTAACATGGCCGTGGGTCCAGGttccaaaatcaaagatAGAAAACTTACCAAAGTCTCGCCTTGGACGAAAATGCCCATAGTGCCAAATAGACATGAATCAAAGAATGCCCCAACTTTATATCACTGGGAGAAAGGATCTAAAGAGCTACTTGAACAGGGGCGCGATGAAAAGCCGTATTTCTTTGATAAATTCATTGTGAGTATAGACATTCCTGAGCTTGTGGATGAGGGAAAGTACAATAAGTTCATGGAGGAGATATATGCGAAGAaagagcagaagaagaaggataaggaagaaagagaagctaGGCATTTAGaggacaaaaagaaggcggaggaagagaaaaaagcaaTAGGGAAGGCTGCTCAAGACTCTATTaatgtgaagaaagaagatggagcCGACCTGAAAGCTACACCAGAGTCTAATGGCCAGAATAATGAAAGCAAAGTCTCAAAGCTGCTGCAGGCAGAATCATCAAAAGATACCCCAGTGCAGAATGAGGAGGACGAAAAAGAACCTGAATGGACCTACGAGGAGACACAACTTTTATTTGAGCTTTGTAAAACGTTTGAGCTCAAATGGCCCATCATATACGACCGTTTCCCTTTGAAGGATCGAAGGttggaggacttgaaggaaCAGTTTTATCGCATATGCTCACTAACCCTCAAAGACAATGGAACCGGTAATCCTCATCTCTTGGAGTCCTTGGATGCATTCTCAAAGCCTGCTGAACTCGATAGAAAGCGGTACCTCGAGAACCTTCTCAAGAGGACACCTGCTGAGATTGCGGAGGAGGAGTCCTTGGTAATTGAAGCACGCAGATTTGAGCTAgctgcaaagaaaatgctCATGGAGCGTTCCAACTTGCTCACTTTGCTTGATCTGCCTCAGTCTTCCCAGCTGGTACAGCAATACCAGTCCTCTCAGGGCCTCACTAATTTGtacaacaacttgatgattATGGACAagcatcaaaagaagaagcagttgcAACAGCGTTCGAATACGTCAACCGATCCTGTTCCTCCTGCAATCCCTATGgctgcttcatcttccttcaaaaaagatAAGAGTTTCCAGACTCACCTACAGCAGTATTTGACGGGCGTGCTCAAGCAACAACAAACAAGCGGGCAACATGTCAAGGGTGAAGCCAATGCAATCCAGCAACTTCTAGCAAAGAAGCTCACagcaaaagaggaagaagcatACGGATTACATTACCATGCGAATGAGCGTCTTACCCCCGGTGTAATGCTTCGTTCAAGTCACAGGCTACCTGGGTTACAGCAAAGACAATCGGTGTTTAAATCCATCAATCTTTTGctccaagagcttgacATCCCAACTGTGGGAGGCACGTCATGGAAACCGGTCATGCCAACTCGCAGAACAATGGCAAAATATGATGAACTCATCAAGGCCTGTGTGGCTTTGCTagaagtgaagaagggTAAAGATAAGTTGGAAGCAGAGATCGAGCTTATCAAAAGTCAACAACGACTTCAATGA